In bacterium HR11, the DNA window GCGAGCCCGGAAGGACGGATAGAGCGCCTGGACCATCGTGTGGGTCGCCGTCTTGCCGTTCTCCAGGGCCCAGGCGACGGCCGCCCGGACCATCACCCCACACTTTTCGAGCAGGCGGTCCACCTCGGGGACCGGCGAAAACCGGAACTTCAGGCTCAGGGTCGTCACGACGGGGACCTCCCGAGGGCCGATAACATTTTACCCGTCTTTCACCGTCTGGTCAAGAGTCCGACCGCTTGGAGACCGGCTTAGCTCATGGGTCATAGCTCATGGCCCCTATTGGCTCATAGCTCATGGCTGATAGCTCATGGGACTATGAGCCATGAGCTAATATGAGCCATCCGCCATTCGCTACTCGCCATTCGCCATTCGCTACTCGCCATCCGCCGACATGCGGGAGGCTCAGCCCATCGATGGAACTCATCCCAACTGCGTAAGTCCTAGCGATAATACCGGCCCCGCCAGGTCTGGTGAAAGGGGAAATTCCTCCGGAAGCCCTTTCGGCCAAATTTGGCCGGGAACTGTTCCCCATTCGTAACGGTCATTCGGACTTCCTCCTCTGTCACGCCTCGCTCGACCATACGCTCCCGGGCATGAGGGTGAAGCCGAATTTCCATCGTACCAGAGCCTACCCGAACGGCTGGACCCGATGAAAAGGGCCGAGGGACTGGATTCGGGACCCCAGGGACCCAGCACCGCACACCGAATTACCGGACCTCACAGACGACTTCTCCCAGGTCCACGATGATCTCGCTCGACCGCGGCAGGACGACGTCCATTATACACGTGCGCCCCCGGTGCTCAAAAGACAGCCGATACGACCCGGGCCGGACGTCCTCGACGTAGAACTCCCCGCCCTTGCCGGTCGGGATCACGAGCTGGAGGCCCTCGCCGGTCATCCGGACCTCTCGAAACTCGACCGGCTCGACCTGCCCGTCGTAACGGACTTTCAGGACCCCCGTGACGGCCTGGAAGGGCCGCACGTCGAAGCGGATCAGCGAGCCGCTCCGAAGCGGCGGCGAGACGAAGCGCACGACCTCCCCGACCCGGTAGTTCAGGGGGATGTCCTTGTCGTTGATCGATATCTGGTTGTCCAGGTAAGAGCTCAGGAGGGGGACCAGGAGTTTGCCCGACCGCCCCGTGCGACCGATCTCCTGATTGTTGACGTATACCCGCACCCCGGCCAGGTCCCCGACCTGGACGACGCCGAAACTGTCCACGATGGGCCGCCCCCAGGCCAGCGTGCCGCCGACGTAAACGAGCGACCCGGCCGCCGAGAGCTGAAGCGTGTACTGACGCCCCAGGTCGCCCCAAAAGCCCTGCAGGAACCCCCGGTAGGTCCCGTACCGTGCGTTCCACTGTACAAAAGCCTCCCCGGCGTAGAGGACGCCGCCGCCCGTCTCGGTCCGCTGGGCCGCCGCCCGGAACCCCAGGCCCTCCCCGACGGGCGGGATGTTCTGGACCTGGATGCCCTGACCCGTCTCGGCCGAACCCCGCTCGTATCGACCCGTGACGGTGACCCGGGGACCCAGGTAGAGGTTCAGCGTCCCCAGGACCTGCCAGAAGGTCCTCTGTTCCCGGACCCGCTGGAAGTTCACGATAAGGTTCAGCCGCCGGAGCAGGGTCCGATTGTAAGTCGCCGTCCAGACCTGCCGGTCCGGACCCATCCAGCGTCGGACCCAGGTCCCGCCGGCGGAGAGAAAGCCCACGACCGAAGACCCCCAGCTTGCGGTGAATCCCAGCTCCTGCCGGGGTCGTTCGGGAAGGCGTCGGGTCTGGAGACTCTCGTAGTCCCGGCTGAAGTACCGGAAGAAGCCCCCCACGACGAAGGGCCGGGTCTGATAAAAATACTGAACGCTGGCGGCCCATCCGGGTCTTCGGTCTCCCTGCGTCCGGACGCTGTAAGCGGCCGACCCCGACAGGACGCCCAGGGGGCCGACCCGGACGGCCCAGAGGGGGCCCCCGTTGTAGAACTCATGCACGAGGCCCTCGGCCCGCAGGCCGACCGTCACGCCGTCGGTGAGACCCACCCGATGAAACGCCAGGACCGCCAGGTCCCGGTATCGCCAGCTCTCTGCCCCAAAAGCCTCCCGGATGAAGCCAGCGCTGTAGCTGAACTCCTGCTTACCCCGCCCCAGTAATGCGTCGGTAAAGTAAAAGGTTTCCCGAAATCGCCGTTCCCGCCCGAGGGCGTCCCGGACCACGACTTCCAGTTCATGAAACCCCCCATAGTAGGACAGGTTCCGGAGCTCGAACGTCCCCGGGGCGACCTCCACCGTCCGGACGGGCTGACCGTCGATGGAAACCCGGACCGTCGAACGCAGGTCCGCCGCCCCGACAAAGGACCACGTCGGAAATCGGATGAGGTAGGGATTGATCGAGTACACACGAGCAAAGCTGACGCCCCCCAACGGGAGCGTGCCCCCCAGCTCGCCCGAGCTCGCCGAGAAGTCCCCGATGACGAGACGGTTTAACGAGGACCGCCCGTCATAGATGACCTGGCTCGTCAGTCGGACCCATCGTTGAAAGGTCGGCGTCCGCAGGTAGGAAAAGTCTGAAAAGAACAGGACGTCCCGAATCCGGAGGCCGACCTGGCCGGACCCGTTCAGGCTCTGGAATTGAAGACCGGTCCCGACCCCGTAAGTGACGTCATAATTCACAAAGAGAGCGGAATCTCTGGGGTAGTAGACGTTGGGCGGTCGCGGGGGGCGAAAGTCGAACACCTGGGGCGGCAAAAGGGCCGGAGGGACCGTGACGCGCAGGGTCAGCGTCTTCTCGTCGAACTCGAAACTCACCCCGGCGATGGACCGAAGGGACCGGTAGGCCTGGCCCTCGATCTCCGTGACCGGCCCCGGGGGTACCCGAACCCCCATCGCCTCGAGGTCCTCGACCCGGACCAGAAAGTCGCCCTCCGGCGTCATGTAGACGACAAACTCGCCCTTCGACTCCTGATTCAGGACGACGGTGACGATGACGGCCTCGGGGGCCGGTTGAGCGATGGCCGGGATGCAAGATGCGAGATACAGAATACAAAATGCAAGATGCGAGATGCGGGATGGGAAGGGGCCCGGCGCCTGGGTCCCGGGTCCCAGCCGGTAGGTGTGGGGTATCGGGAGCGGAGGGGTCGGCTCGGAGGAAAGAAAGCCCGGAGATGAGGAAACGGGGCCGACTGAGATGGGGCCGGGGTCCTTCATCGGGGACCTGGCACCTGGGACCTTCTCAAAGCGTCGGTGATGGACAGGGGGACCGGTGGGGACGCCAGGTCTAAGGTCGTGGCGTCCACCGACTGGGCAAAGGCCTGCCGGGCTTCCGAGGGGCTCCGAAAGATGCCGTAAGCTAAGGCATAACACGACCGGCCGCCGACCATCCGGGCCAGAAGATAAACGCGTTCGGGCGGCCGAAGCTTCGGGGCGTCCTCGACGATCGTCTGCGGCTGGCAAGCGATCTCGACCTGCAGAAGCCATCCCGGGCCGGACCATTGGCGGAGGCGTTCCAGGCTGACCCGGACGGCTTCGTCCAGCCGCCGGGCCTGAATCAGGGAAAAGGCCGACGTTGGGGCCGGGGGCGGCTCCCGAGGCGGCGGAGTGGGCGGCGTCGGCGGCGGGGGCGACGGCGCCGGCTTTGTGGACTCCCGGTCCGCCCCGGACGGCTTTGGGGCCGTACACATCGAGGCTTGGACGGCCAAACCGCCTTTTAGCTCGAACCGGTCCGTCTTCACCCGGAGGTCCAGCCGGCTCAGTTTCGAGCAGACTTCCGGTGGGACCTTGACGGTGTAAGTCCGGACGGCTCCGCTGAGCAGGTACCACCCGCTGACGTTCTGGTCGTAAACCACCTGCCCGCCGGCGTCCTTCCCCTGGACGGAGACGGACTCGATAAAGAAATGCGCGTTCCCGACGTTCCGCACGACGACGCTGAGCTGGCCGTCGGAGAGGGTCACGCTATCGAGAACGCCCTTGGCCTCTTCCTTGATGGGCTTCACGAAAATCGGCAGGCCAAAACGGACGGCGATGGCCACCTGAGCACCCTCGGCCTTTCGGGGCGCAGGGATCTCCTCCAAGAACAGGCGGTACGTCCGTTCCCTGGCGACCGCCGGGGCCTTCAGACCGACCCGCAGGATGCGGGCATCGTTCGGCCCGACTTCCATGATCTTGGGGAAAAAGATGAGGTCGTCCGTTTCTTTGTACTGATCGTTCCCCTTCTCGTCCTGGACCCACTCGAAGGCCTTCATCTGAAGGTGCAGGGGCTCGTCCCCTTCGTTGAGGACCGTCACGGTGGCACTGCGCGTACGGGCGTCCAGCTCGACCCGAATCGGCGTCACCCGCCACGCCCCGGCGGCCTGTACAAACGCCGGGATCGACCCGAGGCCGGCTTCCAGGGTCCACAGCAGTAGGGGTACGGCCGTTGCGACCGGCGGCAGTTTCGGCCGTTCAGCCATCCTCAGCCATTCAGCCGTTCGGACATGCGGGAGTCGGGCAGATGGGCAGCTTTCCTCCCTGCCCCGCCTGCAAGCGCAGGGTCACGAGAGGGACGCGGGGTATCCAGGATGCAAGATACGGGATTGCAAGATACAGGATGAGGATACGAGATGCAAACCCGAGGGCGTGTTGGAAGACGCCTGCATGACGGCAGGCGCTCGGTGTTTTTCTACGCCACCATCACGGGCGGCGTCCAGACACGGAAAACGCCGGTGTGACGGCTGGCCCCAATCGACCGAACTCCCGAGTTCCCGGATTCCCGAACGGCTCGGGACCCCGCTCTAACGAGCGGGGCTTGGATTTTCTCATTCCGCATCCCCATTCTGCGTTTATTACGGTAGCAACGTCAGCGTAACGACGTCCGCGTAGTTCCCGACAAAGGCATCTTGATAGTCCACGCCCCGCACGGTGGCCGTGAGGGTGACGTTTACGTCCTGATTGCGGGGCGACGTCCCGGTCCGAGGGATGACGTCGAAAGTGTAATGGATGAACTCGGTCAGGACGGTCGTATGGCGCATACGGTTCTGGTTTGGCCCCGTTTCGTAGAGGCCGTCGTCGTCCTCGATGGCCCACACGACCGTCCGGTCCCGGCCCCTGCACCGAAACGTCAACGTCGCCGTCACCGTCTTGTCGATAGGATTCGCCGGGTCCAGCGTACCGAAATTGAGGGTTACCGTCGGGGACCGGGGCCGAAACCGACAGTCGTTGTCCGAGACGACGAGGGCCGACACGGCGACCGTCGCCGTATCTGCCGTCCGACCCGAGGAGGGGAGGCCCAGCTCGAAGGCAAGGCAGACCAGGAACGCTACAACCGCACCGGGGAACCTGCGCATGGGGCACCATCACCGGGAAGCGGGCGACAGGGACCGGGCACGATGCGCCCCGCCCCTGTCGGTCCCGGCAAACCGGTTAAGGCGTGATGTTCATCGTCACCGTGTCGCTGTAAGAACCGGCCAGGGCGTTGACGTAGTTGGATCCGGTGATGGTACCCGAGATGTTCAGGGTGATGGGGTTCTGGGGGCCATTGCCCGTCCCGGTGTCCGACCCTGTATCGGTCGAACACGGACTGGGAGCAGGACCAGCGCTCGAGTAGCAGTAGGAATAGGGGATAAACTCAGTCGGCACAGTCGCGTGCTGCATGCGCTGATTCGTACCGTTCCAGTTTTGACCGTTGTTGTCCGTGATCGTGTAAGAAGCCCCCCGTGTGCACCAGAACTGAAGGGACGTGGTGGCGTTGGCGTCGGTCCCTATCGAAGGGTCCAGGTTGCCGAAGTTGAGGGTCGCCCCACTCACGAACTTGCAGGTGCCGACGACGTTGGCCAGGACATTGACCGTGGCGCTGTCGCCGGCGATCACCCGGGGCATGAGGGCCAGGGCCACGAGGGCCGTGAAGGCCCCGAGTCCTACGACCGTCCGTCGGGTCCACGTTTCTTTCATGATCGACCTCCTACACGATTCGGGTTACGAGCTGGCGCAGGCTCATACTTCCTCACGAGCGCGACTGGACACCGCCGCCTCTGACTTCGTCTGCCGTCCCATTCGGTCCGCAGGCGCTCTATCGGCCGCCCCGTGGACCCTGCTATGTTACCGTATTAAGCTAAGAATTCTTTTGGGCGTGTCAAGGCCCGATCAAGTTGTCAGCGTGACGTAGAGATGTCGTGTTGGGAATGAGGAGATGCAGGATGCAAGATGCGTGGTCCTACCGGGGGGCCGTCCTGCTGGCCCTGCTTCTGCCCTTTGAGACGGTCCGGCCCCTCGTGCGCCTGCTCGGCCTCGGGTGGACGAGCCTCGAGCTGGGGGCGGTCGCCGCCCTCGGGGTCTGGCTCTTCGGCCGGGTCCGGGCGTTGGGCGCCGGGTTGCGGCAGGTGACGTCTTTTCGACCGAGTTCCCGGACTCCCGGACTCCCGGACTCCCGAACCCCCGAATTCCCGGACTCCCGGATTCCCGAACTCCCGAGTTCCCGAATTCCCGGACTCCCGGACTCCCGGATTCCCGAGCGGCCGGGGCCGGGATATCTCCTTCCGCGCTCTGCATTCCGCATGCCCTTATTCCTCCCTGCGGCGGTTTTCCTCTCGGCGGCCGTCGGGTCGGCCCTCGAGGCGCCGGCCTATCGGGGGGCGGCCCTGAAGTTCGTGGGTCGATTCCTCCTGGGCGTCGGCGTGGGGCTGATGACCGCCGGTGTGGTCCGGGACGAGCGTCGGCTCCGGGGCCTCCTGAGGGCCGTCGTCGGCGGGGCGGGCGTGAGCGCCCTCCTGGGTCTGGGTGAGTTCCTGGGGGGACGGCGCCTGGACCCCTGGCTGAGTCTCTTCAAGGAAGCGCCGAGCCTCATCGGCGGCCAGCGACGGCTGAGCGGGACGTTTCAATTTGCCACGATCGCCGCCATGTTTTTCGAGATGGCCGTCCCCTTAGCCATCGCCGGGGCCGTGACGGCCGAACGCCGGTTCCAGCGTTGGCTGGCGGCGGTCGCCGCCGTCGTCGGGACGGTCGCCGTCGGGCTGACCTTCAGTCGGGCCGGCCTGCTGGTTCTCCTGGCCGTCCTGGCGTGGACGGTCGCCCTGGGCGGGTTTGTCCTGCGGCACCGTCCGCTGGTCCTCCTGGCCGGGCTTGTCACGGGAGTTTGGCTTCTCACGGTCGGGCTTCTCCTGGGGAACCCGACATTTCGGCTTCGACTCTGGACGGAGAGCGACCGGGGCTGGTACGGGGCCCGGTACGTCGTCCCGGCGGTCCTGGACGTCGGGTCCGGCGAGGTCCCGAGGGTCGTCGTGACCGTCTATAACACGGGGCGGGTCGAATGGAGTGCCGGGGGCGAGCGCCCCTTTGCTTTGGGCTATCGCTGGCTGAGCGCCGACGGGCGACGGGTCGTGCGGTGGCCCCCGACGGAGGTTCGCATCCCCCACGACGTGCCGCCCGACGGGGTCTTGCAGATGGCCGTGAGCGTACCGGTCCGCCTGCCGCCCGGGGAGTACCGCATCGCATGGGACATGGCGGTTCCCGGCCTCTTTGGATTTCGGCACCGGGGCGTGCCCGAGGCCGAGACGGTCGTGCGGGTCCGGCCGGGGCCGGCGGCCTCCGACGCCGAGCCCCTGACGGACCGACCCCGGGACGACATGCCCCGACGTCCGCCGTCGGTCCCGCGGTCGGACCTGTGGCGGGCCGCCCTCCGAATGGCGGCCGAGCGGCCCCTCCTGGGCGTCGGGCCTGACAATTTCCGCCGCCTCTACGGCCGCTACCTGGGGATGGCCGAGTGGGACGAACGGGTTCACGCCAACAGCCTGTATCTGGAGCTCCTGGCCGACCTGGGTCTGGTCGGGACGGCCGCCTTTCTTTGGGTCATAGGCGCCGTGGCGGTCCGATGGGTGCAGGCGATAGGTCGGCTTCGGCGGGGTGCGACCGGTCCAGCGGGGCCGATGTGGGTCGGCCTGGGCGGGAGCCTCCTGGCGTTCCTTTTGCACGGCGGCGTGGACTACTTTCTCGGCTTCACGCCGACCTACCTGTTGTTCTGGATGGTGCTGGGGATGACCATTCGGCAGGTGGGCAGATGGGCAGATAGGCAGGTCGGCAGATAGGCAGATGGGCAGGTGGGCAGATAGATTTACTGAGCCGTTTGGACGGGACCTACCCCTTAGGCGGTCCCCGGCGGCGAGTGATGCGCCTTCCAACGACGCAAGGCTTGAATCAACCGGTGGATCATCCGACCCAGACGGTCACAGCTTTCCAAGGCCGACCGGGCCTGCGCTTCGTCCAAAAGCCCGACCCGGATGCATAGGAGCAGGTGCGTTTCCAGTTCTTTCAGGGAACCTTGGGCCACCCGGAGGAACCGGATATAGTCTCGCAGGCTTTCCCGACCGTAGCCTTCAGCGATATTGGCGGCGACGGAGACAGCCGCCTGCCGGGCCTGGGCCGTCATTCCAAAGCGCTCTTCCCGGGGGAAGGCTCGAGTCAGGCGGTATACCTCAGCCGCCAGGGTCATAGCTGTCTGCCATACCCGGAGCTCTCGGTAGGAGCGGACCGGCGAGTGTCCCATAGGAATCCCCCAATGGCCGTGATTCTC includes these proteins:
- the yraJ gene encoding Outer membrane usher protein YraJ, with the protein product MKDPGPISVGPVSSSPGFLSSEPTPPLPIPHTYRLGPGTQAPGPFPSRISHLAFCILYLASCIPAIAQPAPEAVIVTVVLNQESKGEFVVYMTPEGDFLVRVEDLEAMGVRVPPGPVTEIEGQAYRSLRSIAGVSFEFDEKTLTLRVTVPPALLPPQVFDFRPPRPPNVYYPRDSALFVNYDVTYGVGTGLQFQSLNGSGQVGLRIRDVLFFSDFSYLRTPTFQRWVRLTSQVIYDGRSSLNRLVIGDFSASSGELGGTLPLGGVSFARVYSINPYLIRFPTWSFVGAADLRSTVRVSIDGQPVRTVEVAPGTFELRNLSYYGGFHELEVVVRDALGRERRFRETFYFTDALLGRGKQEFSYSAGFIREAFGAESWRYRDLAVLAFHRVGLTDGVTVGLRAEGLVHEFYNGGPLWAVRVGPLGVLSGSAAYSVRTQGDRRPGWAASVQYFYQTRPFVVGGFFRYFSRDYESLQTRRLPERPRQELGFTASWGSSVVGFLSAGGTWVRRWMGPDRQVWTATYNRTLLRRLNLIVNFQRVREQRTFWQVLGTLNLYLGPRVTVTGRYERGSAETGQGIQVQNIPPVGEGLGFRAAAQRTETGGGVLYAGEAFVQWNARYGTYRGFLQGFWGDLGRQYTLQLSAAGSLVYVGGTLAWGRPIVDSFGVVQVGDLAGVRVYVNNQEIGRTGRSGKLLVPLLSSYLDNQISINDKDIPLNYRVGEVVRFVSPPLRSGSLIRFDVRPFQAVTGVLKVRYDGQVEPVEFREVRMTGEGLQLVIPTGKGGEFYVEDVRPGSYRLSFEHRGRTCIMDVVLPRSSEIIVDLGEVVCEVR